In one window of Lepidochelys kempii isolate rLepKem1 chromosome 27, rLepKem1.hap2, whole genome shotgun sequence DNA:
- the CNP gene encoding 2',3'-cyclic-nucleotide 3'-phosphodiesterase isoform X1: MKIAAGGPLTEPRPLRSAAAAAGGAALAMNRGFTRKSHTFLPKIFRKMSTQSSKERPENLQFPFFDDDTTISTVKESKTLFIIRGLPGSGKSTLAQAIQDQYKDACKIVSADTYKFIPAIRSSIPEDYSKLDEDLVDYCKRDISVVVVDDTHHERERLDQLFDIADRYQYKVLFVEPKTPWKMDCLQLKDKNQWKLSVEDLKKMKPSLEKDFLPLYYGWFLSKKSSENLRKTGQAFLDELGSLKVFKKESKYFLPAEDPKVKLDLTSYFAKRPPGVLHCTTKFTDFGKAMGADEYAQQEVVKASYGKAFTLTISALFLTTKTAGARVELSEQELLLWPGDVDKVLPTDNLPKGSRAHVTLGCASGIEPVQTGIDLLEFVKLEKAGNKGDEIEEVGGGKLQYFGNGMWMLLLSKKIEVKAIFSGYYGKGKLVPTQGSNKRGSAFNPCTII; this comes from the exons ATGAAAATCGCGGCGGGCGGGCCCCTGACAGAGCCGCGTCCCCTCCGCTCGGCAGCCGCAGCCGCTGGAGGCGCCGCCCTCGCCATG AACAGAGGCTTTACCCGGAAGAGCCATACATTCCTGcctaaaatatttagaaaaatgtCTACTCAGTCATCGAAAGAGAGGCCTGAAAATCTGCAGTTTCCATTCTTTGACGACGATACTACCATTTCTACAGTCAAAGAATCTAAAACCCTTTTTATCATAAGAGGCCTGCCTGGCAGTGGGAAATCCACTCTTGCCCAGGCTATTCAAGACCAGTATAAGGATGCCTGCAAGATCGTTTCAGCAGATACGTATAAATTTATACCTGCAATAAGAAGCTCCATTCCTGAAGATTATTCAAAGTTGGATGAGGATTTAGTTGACTATTGCAAGCGAGACATCAGTGTTGTTGTTGTGGATGATACTCACCATGAACGGGAACGGCTAGACCAACTCTTTGATATTGCTGACAGATACCAGTATAAAGTCCTCTTTGTTGAGCCCAAAACACCTTGGAAGATGGATTGCTTGCAGCTTAAGGATAAGAATCAGTGGAAACTGTCTGTTGAAGATTTGAAGAAGATGAAACCAAGCTTGGAGAAGGATTTCCTACCTTTGTATTATGGATGGTTTTTGAGCAAAAAGAGTTCTGAGAACTTGAGGAAGACTGGGCAAGCCTTTTTAGATGAGCTTGGAAGTCTTAAAGTATTCAAAAAGGAGTCTAAGTACT ttcTTCCTGCCGAAGATCCCAAAGTAAAATTGGACCTGACCAGCTACTTTGCGAAAAGGCCACCCGGCGTATTGCACTGTACTACAAAATTTACTGACTTTGGAAAGGCTATGGGAGCTGATGAATATGCACAACAAGAA GTTGTGAAGGCTTCCTATGGAAAAGCCTTTACCTTGACTATCTCTGCGCTGTTCCTCACGACAAAAACGGCGGGTGCTCGTGTGGAACTGAGTGAGCAAGAACTGCTGCTGTGGCCGGGAGACGTGGACAAGGTATTGCCTACAGACAACCTGCCCAAAGGCAGCCGGGCTCACGTTACCCTTGGATGTGCCAGTGGCATAGAACCGGTCCAGACTGGAATTGACTTGCTGGAGTTTGTCAAGCTGGAAAAGGCAGGGAACAAAGGTGATGAAATTGAGGAAGTTGGTGGAGGGAAACTGCAGTACTTTGGCAATGGCATGTGGATGCTCCTACTTTCTAAAAAGATTGAAGTGAAGGCTATTTTCTCAGGTTACTACGGCAAGGGAAAGCTCGTGCCTACTCAGGGCAGTAACAAGCGAGGCTCTGCCTTTAATCCCTGCACTATCATCTAA
- the CNP gene encoding 2',3'-cyclic-nucleotide 3'-phosphodiesterase isoform X2 — protein MLNSQVKIVTAFILEAERACWRSPDNNRGFTRKSHTFLPKIFRKMSTQSSKERPENLQFPFFDDDTTISTVKESKTLFIIRGLPGSGKSTLAQAIQDQYKDACKIVSADTYKFIPAIRSSIPEDYSKLDEDLVDYCKRDISVVVVDDTHHERERLDQLFDIADRYQYKVLFVEPKTPWKMDCLQLKDKNQWKLSVEDLKKMKPSLEKDFLPLYYGWFLSKKSSENLRKTGQAFLDELGSLKVFKKESKYFLPAEDPKVKLDLTSYFAKRPPGVLHCTTKFTDFGKAMGADEYAQQEVVKASYGKAFTLTISALFLTTKTAGARVELSEQELLLWPGDVDKVLPTDNLPKGSRAHVTLGCASGIEPVQTGIDLLEFVKLEKAGNKGDEIEEVGGGKLQYFGNGMWMLLLSKKIEVKAIFSGYYGKGKLVPTQGSNKRGSAFNPCTII, from the exons ATGCTAAACAGTCAGGTTAAGATCGTCACAGCCTTCATCTTGGAGGCAGAGAGAGCCTGCTGGCGCTCCCCTGACAAC AACAGAGGCTTTACCCGGAAGAGCCATACATTCCTGcctaaaatatttagaaaaatgtCTACTCAGTCATCGAAAGAGAGGCCTGAAAATCTGCAGTTTCCATTCTTTGACGACGATACTACCATTTCTACAGTCAAAGAATCTAAAACCCTTTTTATCATAAGAGGCCTGCCTGGCAGTGGGAAATCCACTCTTGCCCAGGCTATTCAAGACCAGTATAAGGATGCCTGCAAGATCGTTTCAGCAGATACGTATAAATTTATACCTGCAATAAGAAGCTCCATTCCTGAAGATTATTCAAAGTTGGATGAGGATTTAGTTGACTATTGCAAGCGAGACATCAGTGTTGTTGTTGTGGATGATACTCACCATGAACGGGAACGGCTAGACCAACTCTTTGATATTGCTGACAGATACCAGTATAAAGTCCTCTTTGTTGAGCCCAAAACACCTTGGAAGATGGATTGCTTGCAGCTTAAGGATAAGAATCAGTGGAAACTGTCTGTTGAAGATTTGAAGAAGATGAAACCAAGCTTGGAGAAGGATTTCCTACCTTTGTATTATGGATGGTTTTTGAGCAAAAAGAGTTCTGAGAACTTGAGGAAGACTGGGCAAGCCTTTTTAGATGAGCTTGGAAGTCTTAAAGTATTCAAAAAGGAGTCTAAGTACT ttcTTCCTGCCGAAGATCCCAAAGTAAAATTGGACCTGACCAGCTACTTTGCGAAAAGGCCACCCGGCGTATTGCACTGTACTACAAAATTTACTGACTTTGGAAAGGCTATGGGAGCTGATGAATATGCACAACAAGAA GTTGTGAAGGCTTCCTATGGAAAAGCCTTTACCTTGACTATCTCTGCGCTGTTCCTCACGACAAAAACGGCGGGTGCTCGTGTGGAACTGAGTGAGCAAGAACTGCTGCTGTGGCCGGGAGACGTGGACAAGGTATTGCCTACAGACAACCTGCCCAAAGGCAGCCGGGCTCACGTTACCCTTGGATGTGCCAGTGGCATAGAACCGGTCCAGACTGGAATTGACTTGCTGGAGTTTGTCAAGCTGGAAAAGGCAGGGAACAAAGGTGATGAAATTGAGGAAGTTGGTGGAGGGAAACTGCAGTACTTTGGCAATGGCATGTGGATGCTCCTACTTTCTAAAAAGATTGAAGTGAAGGCTATTTTCTCAGGTTACTACGGCAAGGGAAAGCTCGTGCCTACTCAGGGCAGTAACAAGCGAGGCTCTGCCTTTAATCCCTGCACTATCATCTAA
- the CNP gene encoding 2',3'-cyclic-nucleotide 3'-phosphodiesterase isoform X3, whose amino-acid sequence MSTQSSKERPENLQFPFFDDDTTISTVKESKTLFIIRGLPGSGKSTLAQAIQDQYKDACKIVSADTYKFIPAIRSSIPEDYSKLDEDLVDYCKRDISVVVVDDTHHERERLDQLFDIADRYQYKVLFVEPKTPWKMDCLQLKDKNQWKLSVEDLKKMKPSLEKDFLPLYYGWFLSKKSSENLRKTGQAFLDELGSLKVFKKESKYFLPAEDPKVKLDLTSYFAKRPPGVLHCTTKFTDFGKAMGADEYAQQEVVKASYGKAFTLTISALFLTTKTAGARVELSEQELLLWPGDVDKVLPTDNLPKGSRAHVTLGCASGIEPVQTGIDLLEFVKLEKAGNKGDEIEEVGGGKLQYFGNGMWMLLLSKKIEVKAIFSGYYGKGKLVPTQGSNKRGSAFNPCTII is encoded by the exons atgtCTACTCAGTCATCGAAAGAGAGGCCTGAAAATCTGCAGTTTCCATTCTTTGACGACGATACTACCATTTCTACAGTCAAAGAATCTAAAACCCTTTTTATCATAAGAGGCCTGCCTGGCAGTGGGAAATCCACTCTTGCCCAGGCTATTCAAGACCAGTATAAGGATGCCTGCAAGATCGTTTCAGCAGATACGTATAAATTTATACCTGCAATAAGAAGCTCCATTCCTGAAGATTATTCAAAGTTGGATGAGGATTTAGTTGACTATTGCAAGCGAGACATCAGTGTTGTTGTTGTGGATGATACTCACCATGAACGGGAACGGCTAGACCAACTCTTTGATATTGCTGACAGATACCAGTATAAAGTCCTCTTTGTTGAGCCCAAAACACCTTGGAAGATGGATTGCTTGCAGCTTAAGGATAAGAATCAGTGGAAACTGTCTGTTGAAGATTTGAAGAAGATGAAACCAAGCTTGGAGAAGGATTTCCTACCTTTGTATTATGGATGGTTTTTGAGCAAAAAGAGTTCTGAGAACTTGAGGAAGACTGGGCAAGCCTTTTTAGATGAGCTTGGAAGTCTTAAAGTATTCAAAAAGGAGTCTAAGTACT ttcTTCCTGCCGAAGATCCCAAAGTAAAATTGGACCTGACCAGCTACTTTGCGAAAAGGCCACCCGGCGTATTGCACTGTACTACAAAATTTACTGACTTTGGAAAGGCTATGGGAGCTGATGAATATGCACAACAAGAA GTTGTGAAGGCTTCCTATGGAAAAGCCTTTACCTTGACTATCTCTGCGCTGTTCCTCACGACAAAAACGGCGGGTGCTCGTGTGGAACTGAGTGAGCAAGAACTGCTGCTGTGGCCGGGAGACGTGGACAAGGTATTGCCTACAGACAACCTGCCCAAAGGCAGCCGGGCTCACGTTACCCTTGGATGTGCCAGTGGCATAGAACCGGTCCAGACTGGAATTGACTTGCTGGAGTTTGTCAAGCTGGAAAAGGCAGGGAACAAAGGTGATGAAATTGAGGAAGTTGGTGGAGGGAAACTGCAGTACTTTGGCAATGGCATGTGGATGCTCCTACTTTCTAAAAAGATTGAAGTGAAGGCTATTTTCTCAGGTTACTACGGCAAGGGAAAGCTCGTGCCTACTCAGGGCAGTAACAAGCGAGGCTCTGCCTTTAATCCCTGCACTATCATCTAA